The genomic segment GTTACTGTTCACAGAAAAAGGTGATGCAGCGTCAAGTAAAAAGAGGAGTATCCCTGCGTCACGTAGGCTCTTGTTGAGGAAGAgtagttgtgtgtatgtgtctgtgagcaagagagagagagagagagagaaagagaggaagaggcgCTTTGAGGAGAGTTTTACAAGAAACACCCCGGGGGCCCTGTATTTTCACTGTTATTCATCAGACACTTAAAGAATCAGCCTCAGTGATCTCAAGAGTTCTCTCTGGATTAGAATGTTTGTGATTCAATGAACTGAGCTAGAAAGATGCAATAACTTTATTGGGGACCTGGGAGTAGACAATGAGGCTTTGGTCGATTCCAGGCCATGGTTAGCATTCCTGCCCTCCTGGAGAGGGACAGGACTCAGAGAACCTAGTGCCAAATTCTGTTTTGGACTGGCCTTCAGAAGACCTGGGTTGATATCCTGCCTCTGTCCCTTAACAGTATTTTATCATTGATGGAATACTTCTATATGCATTATTTTGCTCCTGCTATATGCCCTTAAGATTTGGGAAGAAGCTTGAAATAACAACTAGTAAACATTATAaggcagttgtgtgtgtgtgtgtgtgtgtgtgtgtgtgtgtgtggtgtgtgtgagtgtgtgagtgccAGATTATGTGCTAGACTTGAAAAGCTAAAGTTAGGATGTGAATGGAGCCATAGTTAGTATGGGCCCAAAGTAGTTCCAAATGGAAGAGAGACGACTAGACTTGGGCTTTGAAAGAGTGTAGGATTTGAGTAGTTGGGGTGAAAAGAGTCTCAAGAGGAAGACATACCTAATAGAAGGAACTAGCATGTTTAGGGGATGGTAACAAGACCACCTTGTCTTAAACAaaacaaggcaggagttcccatcgtggctcagtggttaatgaatctgactaggaaccatgaggttgtaggttcgatccctggtctcgctcagtgggttaaggatctggtgttgccgtgggctgtagtgtgggtcgaagacatagctcagatctggcgatgctgtggctccggtggctacagctccaattagacccctagcctgggaacctccatatgccgcaggagcggccttagaaaaggcaaaaagacaaaaaaaaaaacaacaacaacaacaaaaacaaaacccaaaaacaaagcAAGGCATATACAGAGGGTTGGGATAGCCATAACAGTTGGGGAGTCTGAGGATTAGGGTAACACAAGTTTCTAGAGACTTCTTTTCTTACTTTTGGGTCTTTTAACTACACACCtggacatgttttgttttgttcagtcGGGGGAGGGTTCTTTCATCATTCCATTGCTTTTAATGACTTAAACATAGATTCGTTTCTCTTTGCCGTAGATCCCTACTGAGCATTTAACAAGAGATCATACCCAGCGCTTTCTGAATGGAGGTGAGATGAAGGTAGAACAGCTATTTCAAGAATTTGGCAACCGAAGATCCAGTACTTTTCAGTCCAATGGCATCAACGACTCTGAAAAATGTTCTCCTACCACTTCTCAGGGTCAAAGTTCGGATAGCTTGAATACGGTAAAATCCAGCAGTTCATCGAAAACATCCAGAGTGGTGCCCCTGACTCCAGAACAAGCGCTGAAGCAATATAAACACCACCTGACTGCTTATGAGAAGCTGGAAATCGTCAATTACCCAGAAATTTACTTCGTGGgtccaaatgcaaaaaaaagacatggtgTGGTCGGTGGTCCCAATAATGGGGGGTACGATGATGCAGATGGGGCCTATATCCATGTGCCTCGAGACCACCTAGCTTATCGATACGAGGTGCTCAAAATCATTGGCAAGGGCAGCTTTGGGCAGGTAGCCCGGGTCTATGACCACAAACTTCGCCAGTACGTGGCCCTGAAGATGGTGCGCAATGAAAAGCGCTTTCATCGTCAAGCTGCCGAGGAGATCCGGATTTTGGAGCATCTTAAGAAGCAGGATAAAACGGGCAGCATGAACGTCATTCACATGCTGGAAAGTTTCACATTCCGGAACCACGTTTGCATGGCCTTTGAATTGCTGAGCATAGACCTCTACgagctcattaaaaaaaacaagttccAGGGTTTCAGCATCCAGCTCGTACGCAAGTTTGCCCAGTCCATCTTGCAGTCCCTGGATGCTCTCCACAAAAATAAGATCATTCACTGTGACCTGAAGCCAGAAAACATTCTCCTGAAACACCACGGGCGCAGCGCGACCAAGGTCATTGACTTCGGGTCCAGCTGTTTCGAGTACCAGAAGCTTTACACGTATATCCAGTCTCGGTTCTACAGAGCTCCCGAGATCATCCTGGGAAGCCGCTATAGCACGCCCATTGACATATGGAGTTTTGGCTGTATCTTGGCAGAACTTTTAACAGGGCAGCCTCTCTTCCCTGGAGAGGATGAAGGAGACCAGCTGGCCTGTATGATGGAGCTTCTAGGGATGCCTCCACCAAAGCTCCTGGAGCAGTCCAAACGTGCCAAGTACTTCATTAACTCCAAGGGCCTACCTCGCTACTGTTCTGTGACCACTCAGGCAGATGGGAGGGTTGTGCTTGTCGGGGGTCGTTCGCGGAGGGGTAAGAAGCGGGGCCCCCCAGGCAGCAAAGACTGGGTGACAGCTCTGAAAGGGTGTGATGACTACTTATTTATAGAGTTTCTGAAAAGGTGTCTTCAGTGGGACCCCTCTGCCCGCCTGACCCCAGCTCAAGCATTAAGACACCCTTGGATTAGCAAGTCTGTGCCCAGACCTCTCACCATTGAAAAGGTGTCAGGCAAACGGGTAGTAAATCCTGCAAATGCTTTCCAGGGTCTGGGCTCCAAGCTGCCTCCAGTTGTAGGAATAGCCAGTAAGCTTACAGCTAACTTAATGTCAGAAACCAGCAGTGGTATACCTCTGAGCAGTGTCTTGCCAAAACTGATTAGCTAGCGGACAGTGATGTGCTTggagatgtgtatgtgtgtatttttaattacCTTGCCAacctgaaaatgagaaaaaaaagaaagaaaaaaaaaaaacccaagcccATTGGTGGATGTGTTTTTGTTAgactagatttcttttttttaacaaggcaaaacatttttatatgattGTAAAAGAACTCTTCAAGGGCTAATTACCTAACCAGCTTGTATTGGCCATCCTGGAATATATATTAAATGACTTTTTATAGGTCAGTGCATCTTTTGTTATTATCGTCAGAGGTGTGTCAACTGATGTATTATTCTGATGGTTCAAATCCCTTTCTCAAGGTGGAAGAGATGCTGGAAAGTATATCCTGACCACTCACTTCTAGTCTCCCTCTGCATCTGTTCCAGAGGGTTCACTGGGGACGTGGCTATGTTCTGGGCAAGAGCCAAAGTGAGGTCTCTCCCTAGCAGGTGTTCCAGGGCTCATGCTGGGTGGAAGGGCTCATGGcagatgtggggtgggggagctccGGGAAGCTGTGGGTCACACAGAAAAGTTGAGTCACTGCCTCTCAGTGGCTCCTGTCTCTTCCCTTCAATTCTGTCACatatggtgtttttattttatgttattagtTCATTGAttattattttgctgttgagttgtttccTGGGCACTCAAAGCAGTTTACTGATATCTCACCGCTTCACAGAATGCTAAGACTTAATCAGTGAGGGCTGCTAATAAAACTacttgcttggagttcccgttgtggcttagtgggttaagaccccgactggtgtccatgaggatggaggttcagtccctggccccacttagtgggttaaggatctggcattgatgtggtgtaggttgccgaggCAGCTCACAGCCATtgttccctgtggctgtggcataggctggcagctgcagctccgtttcaacccctggtccaggaacttccctatgccgcaggtgtacatatgggaaaacaaaaaacaaaaaaaactacttgCTAGCTGACTGCCTTACTCAGAAGGGTGGAGACAACTAACTCGCtgctcctgtttttattttccccctgccctgtctctgcttcctccctcctctgaaaCAAGAGTCCGCCCAAACTCTGCCCTGACAGTGTGCTCTTGAGAGTAGTCCAGGGCTTTTCACAACACTTGTCAGGATGAtccagttccatttttatttattttttgccatttctagggctgcttccacggcatatggaggttcccaggctaggggtctaatcggagctggtgccaccagccacagccacagccacagcaactcgggatccgagtagcatctgcaacctacaccacagctcacggcaacgccggatccttaacccactgagcaaggccaggaatcgaacccacaaccttatggttcctagtcggatttgttaaccactgagccacgacgggaactcctggttccatatttattaatttagtcTCTGCAGATTCCATAAGATGGGAAGGAGGCTGTTTTTGTTGAGCAGCACAGTCACAAGAAGAAAAATGCCATGGGCCTATTACTTAAGGACCTTTTGCCTTATCCGAAAGTGTTTGTGATGGCCCCCTGCATAGGCTGTGAGAATAGGTGCCCAGAGCGTGGCCCCAGCTTCTCAGGCATAAAGACCCCAGGGCATGACAGGGTTCAGACTGAGACCTTGGCCTCTGAAAAGAGGCAGGTGACAGTCCTTCTGGGGACTGAGCCACTGGACTATTTAAAATCTCAAATGATTTCTGCTACCCCTGATTTACAGAAGGCAGTGGGATATACAACTCCTTTCAGCCCCTCTGACGCCTGCTGAGGCTCTCAGTTCATGGAGACCTTGTGAGAGACTCCTGCATTATCTAGGCAGAGCATATGGGGATGTAGTTTTTCCAGTCATTATCAGTGTGAGAGACCCGCGACCCCAAACGCATCTGGCACATGCTAGATTTCGAGGTTGATGTTGTCCATGAAATGTCTCCTAGGTCGGCCAGCACCAGGTGTGacttgcagatgtgacttgggaGCGAATGGAGCCTGGGGCTGAGGTTGGCATGTGGTCTTCTGATGGACCATGAGATTACTGATCTTGGGCCGGAATATAGACAGCCCATGACACTACAAATTCTAGAAAGCTCTGGGAAGGTGAATGGATGTGTTTTTGGCAAAATTTGGCAACGGAGAGGGTGACGCAGAGCAGAGTCATTCAAGTTGGCACGCCTGTCTCCTGATGCCCAGTTCAAGTTAGGGAGAGTGGGCTGCTTGCTCTAAAGTGTGGCGCTTGTGCCAGATGGATTTGGGGAGGTTTATGAGTGCATTTCAAGTTCAGGGACAATTGCAGTTTTTAGCAGCTGTCACCCTGTGCCCCCTTTTTCTCAGCCGCTGTCAAATTTTTGCTTGGATTCCCGCCCAGCCATAGCACTGAATGAGTAATTGGATCAGAGTTAGTACAGTGGTTCAGGCTGGGTCTGACAGTTTCTAGAATGTTCTTTAGCCTTTTTTGTCCTTTCAATTAGATAGGTCAAGTTGGTTGACTTCCTTTATTGGTTTTtatattgactttatttttaaaaactttttattattattatttttttttgccatgccacTACTCTAATTAAATTGACTTTAAATCAACTGAGTGTGCAAATTGTTACTGGACAGTGAAGAGCTGCgtaggaatttttatttctttgctaaagtcatgtttttctttcactatgGAAAAATGGCTAATCCAGATAATACCTGCTCATCTTCATAGACTCCATCCTACCTCTGCTCTCACAATGATCGATCTGTTCATTGATCATGTGCTGTCACAAGTTCTTGTATTAGAATGCAAGCTTCAGagagtcctgtcgtggctcagaggaaacaatctgactagcatccatgaggacgcaggttcaatccctggccttgctcagtgggttaaggatccagcgctgctgtgagctgtggtgtgagttgcagacatggctcggatcccaggttgctgtggctatggcataggctagaggacccctagtctgggaacctccatatgcctcgggttcagccctaaaaataaaataacaactaaagaaaaaaaaaagaagaatgccagCTTCAAGTGGGTAGGCCTGGCTCTTCCTGAAGCTCTGAGTTAACCTGTTGTGATGCTGTTGAGCATGTGCAGATTTTGGAGGTTCCCTCCAGGTACTGGGGGTGTGCtcacttcttttccctttttctttttttcttatggctgcacccaaggaatatggaagttcccaggccagggatcgaatctgagctgccactgtgacctacatcacagctgcaggaatgtgggatccttaacccactgtgccggactgGGGATCCCACCCATGTCTCCACAGCAAgccgagccgctgcagtcagattcttcacccattgtgccacaggggaactcccacttcttttctttcaatttgaCCTGCACAGTCAATCTCTGATCTCTTCCTTTTGAGAAAGGATAAACGCAGAAGAGTAAGGTGAGGCCACCAGCTTCTGGCCAGTTATTTGACACTTGATAATAAAACGGAAAATACAGCCATTATCTAACTGTGGTATAAAGATTCTGCTTCTGTCCCACAGGGCTCTGAGAAAGAGGCAAGAGCCTAGGCTGGATCTCCGTTACCAGAGGAAGTTGACTTATAACCACAGTAGCATgctttattcttaggtattttaagGGGGGTTGGGACAGGCAGGTTAGCTGACCAATGTcattatattttagttttcatgacATTTAATCTGTTAAGGGGGTTTAGTGTGTGatcaaaaaatagaacaaaacaaacgatttaaaatttcaactgtgggagttccgttgtggcacagtggttaacgaatccgactaggaaccatgaggttgcaggttcagtccctggccttgctcagtgggttaaggatccggcgttgccgtgagctgtgatgtaggctgcagatgcggctcagatgccgcgttgctgtggctgtggtgtagaacggtggctacagctcagattagacccctagcctgggaacctccatgtgccgggggagcggccctaagaaaaagtggaaaaaaaaaaaaaaaagtttcaactgTGAAACAgtttggagctgtagcagctggtctTGTGGGAACATTCTCTGTTTTGCTTAATTTCTACCCGGGCATGATTAAGTTAAATGCTCAATTTTAGGTAGTGGCTGATTAATGGGTCTAAGCTGTCCCAACTAACAGAATACTCCTACTAAGGTGAATCATGGAAAActctttctcattgatttttaattatttctcttgCATCTGTTAGTCAGTGTCATCAACACAGAAGTTGGAAAAGTGACAATGATTGTTTCAGACTGCatctctctgcttttttctcctttgagaatTAAGAAGACATGCTTATCCTCTGAACCAGGTGGAATTGCCAGAACATGCTGTTCTCTCTCCTCAGTCTCACCAGAGCTAACAAGTCGGTAGAGCCCCATAACCTCCTATGCATAGAGCCTTGCAAACAGTCTTCCAAACAAGGAGAGAACCATGGCCAGGGATGGACAGATCCAGGAAGTGTCATCCTCTTCCAGTGATTGGCCtctcagtttaaatttttttttttttttttttttgctgttttttttttctgccacacccacagcatatggaagttcccaggccagagattgaccttcgacctacgccaaagctgcagcaacgctgaatccttaagccacagcACCAGGTGAGGGATTGAAATGACCACCCTACAGAGACAAATCATATCGATAACCCtgtatgccacagcaggaactccttaaatgatatttttaatatcctctttcaacctaccccacagtcCTATTCAACTTGTGCTTCCTAAACcccaagattttaaaaagaatttacttCCAAATGTGGCCTTCAACCAGAATGTGATTAAGGCTAATCCCTTCCAAGTGTCTGTCAAATTCTGCCTGCTCATTGCAGTGAGGAAAGTTTTTAAGAGCCATAGCGGCAAACCCATCCATGTAAGGACTAAAAGCTCTCGAGAGCCCTAACCCCTGAGATAAGCCAGAGCTACAAATATATCGTCTAGACTTTGAAAGAAGGGATGTGATTCTTAATATAGCTCACCAACCACTAAGCCAAGCCGAGGCTTTCATAATTTTTCTAGAACAGGAGACGCCTGCCTGACCATTGACTCAAAAGAGTTTCACCTCTTCTGCTACCACACAAGTGAGAAAGAAGGGACTCCCCGAAATCATGCCAGATGGTGACCTGTGGCTATTTCAGCTCAGGATGTCATCCTCTGAAGCATCAGATTTGAATCATTTGGTATCACGAGATTCTATCATTGTTCACTTGAATCTGCTGACAGGCTTCCTCTGGAAAGTGCAGTTTGGCATGGATGagtcagtggggttttttttttttttttttagggtgtttgtttttttaaaaaataaaaatttctttgagaatttttcaGCCTCTCATGGTTGCATGAAAACCGAAACTGAGATTTTCCCAGCGGGACCCGGGTGCTGTACTCTGAAGAGATCCCTGTGTGGGGGGTAAGTACCAGGCTCTGGATTATTAGGGGTGTGCTGGGGGTACAGATACTCTTGGTGACAGAAAGAAGAAcatgctcaaaaaagaaaaaattaggatGGGAATAGGAGTGGGATGAGAAACAGCCTTGGAGAGATTCAGCCGATAAAATCCTTTTAGCTCTCCAGAGCATCTGTGCATAAGCCCTGGCATTGTTAAGAAgggggatggggagttcctgtcatggcgcagtggttaacgaatctgactaggaaccatgaggtcgcaggttcgatccctggcctcgctcagtgatcagggttaaggatccggcattgccgtgagctgtggtgtagtttgcagacgtggctcggatcccgcgttgctgtagctctggtgtaggccagcagctgcagctccgattcgacccctagcctgggaacctccatgtgccacgggagcagcccaagaaatggcaaaaagacaaaaaaaaaaaaaagaagggagatgggcagttccctgatggttcagtgggttaaagatgcagcattgtcactaccgtggctcaggtctgacccctggccagcAACCTcttgcatgctatgggcatggccaaaaaacaaggggggtggggagttcccatcatggatcagtggttaacaaatctgactaggaaccatgaggttgagggtttgatccctggccttgctcagtgggttaaggatctggcgctgccatgagctgtggtgtaggttgcagacgcagcccggatctagcattgctgtggctctggtgtaggctggcggctacagctctgattagacccctagcctgggaacctccatatgctgcgggatcggccctaggaaagacaaaaaaaaaggggggaaacagGTGTCGTAGTCGGACAGCCATCTTCCGAGAGCCCGAACTATCAGCTCTTCATCAGGAATGAGCCCATTGATCTTCTGGCAAACAGCTCAAGGAATGGAGCTTATCTGGGAAATGGTGGTGGTTTTTGTCTGTGAGTAACTTAAGCTTGAGGGAACTGagcaaatggaaaggaaaagaatgtccCTAGGGGCCCTCAGGCACCTTTGCTCCTGCCTGCTTCCACCCTGGCCCTGAGCCCTTACTGACCTGGCCACAAAAGCTAAGCAGACACTGAAGAACTGCCTTCTACCACCCTTGAATTATCacccagattcttttttctttgctttttttagggctgcacccgcagcatatggaggttcgcatcctaggggtcgaatcagagctgtagctattggcctacaccacagccacagccatgccagatctgagcctcatctgtgacctacaccacagctcactgcaatctggatccttaacccactgagccaggccagggaccaaaccttcatcctcatggataccagtcagattcgtttctgctgagccacgacaggaaccctcCCTCAGATTCTTGAGTGGGCTTCCTGGCTTCTGACAGCCTGGCCTTAAACTAGAAAAGCCCCTCCCCATGCTCACACAAAGCAGCTATGTTAGAGAAACTGTGGTTGGACAAACTTCAGACCAGTGTTAATGTAGTTATTAACATAGCTGTTCAAATTTCCCCATGATCTAGTATACCCCCAGGCAGGACAGACACTCCATTGACTTTctgtaccactttttttttttttttttttttgtctttttgccattctttgggctgctctcgcagcatatggaggttcccaggctaggagtccaattggagctgtagccaccggcctacaccagaaccacagcaacgcaggatccgagccacatctgcaaccttcaccacaactcacggcaacgctggatccttaacccactgagcaagaccagggattgaacccacaacctcatagttcctagtcagattcgctaaccactgtgccacgatgggaactccgactttctGTACCACTTAAGACAACAGCTCTGAGTTCTTACAGCAGTGAACTGGCCATAAGAACTTGAGGTGTGCTGTCCACTGCTTTTCAAGGTCCAGGAAGACAGGACTGCAGCTGGACCACACCAATGTCGAGGGCCGCTGAAGCATGTGCTGGGCTTGTTGTCAGAggctgcccagccctgcctttgCCAGCGGCTGCTGACAGTTCTCATGCAGGAGCAGACCCAGTGCCTCCAATCCAAACCATGCAGAGAATTCTTAATCATGCCCCGCAAAAACTAAACTCCCCTCTGCCCTGCTGAAGCCTGTCCATACAGGcctttgtgggtgtgtgtgtgttctttcaaCAGTGACTTACTAAGCAACTGCCACACATGTGAAAAAAGAGCTCTCTAGTGGCATTTGTCAGGGATGGGGCGCGTCAGCAGTTCTGCAGAACGTCTGTTCAGAACTTCACAAAAGTCAGGCAGCAGGTTTAGAGAAAACACTGTGTTATCGGCACTCTGTTCTGGTTTTAAAATTTGTGGAAACCTGCAAGTGAATGGGGTGGGAAGAGGAGATAGAACCTTCTTTTCTGAAACGGAGTCTCCCCAGAGCCAGAGTTCTGTGTTTTgaggggaaggcagaggagaaagGATGATAGAGGCATAGAGAAACGCTCACCACTCACTACTTGGCTCTCCTGTCCCTCTGTTTCTGACCTTGCAGGTGAGACAGGGTCACCCTCGGGGTCCCTCCAATCCGAGTTCAGGTGGGGGATTTGGTTTTTGCTGGTCCCTCCTCAAACATCATTTCTGTTTCCAGTTCTCCATCCAAAGCAACAGGGCAGGAACATCAGATACCAGGCTTCACCACCTGTCTTCCCTCTCGCTCCTTTATTTCCCTCAATAATGagcaggcttggagttcctgtcgtggcacagtgattaacgaatccgattaggagccatgaggttgcgggtttggtccctggcctcgctcagtaggttaaggatccagtgttgccgtgagctgcagtgtaggctgcagatgcggcttggatcccacgttgctatggctgtggtgtaggccggtggctgcagctccaattcaacccctagcctgggaacctccatatgccgtgggagcggccccagaaaaggcaaaaagacaaaaaaaaaaaaaaaaaaaaaaaagaaagaaagaatgagcagGCTTGCATTGCTGTTTTGTCAGGTTGCTAAATCAACATCGTTTATTTCTATCCCATCATCCAACGTGGTCTGAGCCAGAGATCAAGGTGAAGACATGGGATGGAGTCAGAAACTTCATCCCTGAGATCCTTTCCGAAGTTTTCCAGCAGCTGTCCCATGTTGTCTCGGTGCCAAGCCCTCTCGGGAAACCCTCTTCATCCAGGAGTGAATCCAAGGTCACCCTCTGCTTTAAAATGTCAGAGAGGAGTgaccgttgtggcttagtgggttaagaacctgactaggctccaagaggatgtaggttcaatctctgaccttgctcagtgggttaaggattctgagttgccacaagctttgtcacagatgcggctcggatcctgcgttgctgtggctgtggggtaggctggcagctgcagctctgattggaccactagcctgggaatctccatatgctgtgggtgcggccctgaaaagaaaaacaaacaaataaataaaaatgtcagagAGATATCCAGGCAAAGCAGCATaaatgagagggagagaaggcTCCAGACCTCCCTGGGGGACCACAGGTGCTCCTCTTGAGCCTGCTAAATAAGGGTCAAGGGCTTCCGAGGTGGCTCTTCCTGCTGGAACAACTGTTTCCCAACTGCTGTGTCACACCTGCCGCCCCTACTACCTCAACCTGGCAGCTGCATTTCAAAGAGAGACTAATCCCTCTGTTCTTGATTTATTCACAGCCTTCAATTCCACTACATCCAGAGGATAGAGCTGCGGCTGTAGCTGGGAAAGCCTGGGTGGGGGCCGTGTTTGGGGGAGGTGCCAAGgtgcccccctccctgccccaatCACAGTTTATAAAGTCAGAGCCCTGCTCTGGGGGTGtccactccccgcccccagctgcaCATTCTGCAGGGACTCCCCCAGCGGGCCCAGGTCCCACCTCCCACTTGCTCTGCCCACTTGCTCTCTGTTCTTTCAGTAAATGCCCCGCatcttctgtgccaggcactgtgctgagcgATTCATACATGGATAAGACTTTTACCCTTGCTTTCAAAATTCAGTACGAAGTTCAGCTCCAGTGAAGAATGACACACAGTGGGATACATGCCATGGCAGACACAGATCAGGTGCCCTAGgagtcccccccacacacacacacatgcacacacacgcacacacacacacacacacacacaccgaggAAGGGTAGGGATGGAGGACAGCAAAGCATTTCTGTGCTGACTGCCCCTTCATCCCTAGCCGTGACTTTCACGCACTGACCACCCATTTTACGGTGCCTCCTGCCTCAGA from the Sus scrofa isolate TJ Tabasco breed Duroc chromosome 9, Sscrofa11.1, whole genome shotgun sequence genome contains:
- the DYRK3 gene encoding LOW QUALITY PROTEIN: dual specificity tyrosine-phosphorylation-regulated kinase 3 (The sequence of the model RefSeq protein was modified relative to this genomic sequence to represent the inferred CDS: inserted 1 base in 1 codon); its protein translation is MGGTARGPGRKDAGQPGAGLPPQQRRLGDGVYDTFMMIDETKCPPCSNALCNPXEPPLPRRLNIPTEHLTRDHTQRFLNGGEMKVEQLFQEFGNRRSSTFQSNGINDSEKCSPTTSQGQSSDSLNTVKSSSSSKTSRVVPLTPEQALKQYKHHLTAYEKLEIVNYPEIYFVGPNAKKRHGVVGGPNNGGYDDADGAYIHVPRDHLAYRYEVLKIIGKGSFGQVARVYDHKLRQYVALKMVRNEKRFHRQAAEEIRILEHLKKQDKTGSMNVIHMLESFTFRNHVCMAFELLSIDLYELIKKNKFQGFSIQLVRKFAQSILQSLDALHKNKIIHCDLKPENILLKHHGRSATKVIDFGSSCFEYQKLYTYIQSRFYRAPEIILGSRYSTPIDIWSFGCILAELLTGQPLFPGEDEGDQLACMMELLGMPPPKLLEQSKRAKYFINSKGLPRYCSVTTQADGRVVLVGGRSRRGKKRGPPGSKDWVTALKGCDDYLFIEFLKRCLQWDPSARLTPAQALRHPWISKSVPRPLTIEKVSGKRVVNPANAFQGLGSKLPPVVGIASKLTANLMSETSSGIPLSSVLPKLIS